The Oxyura jamaicensis isolate SHBP4307 breed ruddy duck chromosome 3, BPBGC_Ojam_1.0, whole genome shotgun sequence genome segment CTTGGTGGCCGTGCCTCATCTACAACCACCCGACCGAAGGAACCATCgtcagagggaaggggaaagccaCCCGCATCCACGTGCAGTTCTTTGATGACAGTCCCACCAGGGGCTGGGTCAGCCTTAAATACCTGAGGCCATATAAAGGTAAGAGATGTAAGCAGACATTCTGGAAATGAAGAGATGCCCCTTGTTTTGGAAGAATAGGTGTGCGATATAGGGTATAATATTCCCCATGGAAAATGAGTAGCAAAACCAAGATTAGCATTGAGTGCTAAAGCATGTTCTGGGCTTTGTAAgtttagagaaaacaaatctgCGGGTTTCAGGTGTGTTTATGGTTATACAGTTCTTTAAATGTAGAACACTATGCTCTCTTGTTTGTTCGATGACAATGCAAACTTGAAGTTTGCTTATgtcatagcttttttttttttttcttctcccatgcATATAAAGAATATCAAAGATAAATCCCAGAAGTCCTGAAAAATGTTAGGACTGTCAAACCTAGATTTTAAGCAGATATTTGGGAATTGCAGCTTGATCAGAATGGAAAGATCAGGCACAAGATGTAGGTCAGGCAGCTAAAATTACTTCTTTTGTGGTGTAGGCCTTGAAGTACAGGTTTGTTAAAATGTTAACTTGAGAATTCCAAGTGCTGGGGTGGTGCTGGTAGCTACAGAGCAGGATTGGCACATGTTGTCTTGAAGAAATGACTTAGCCAACGGGTGTAATGTCATACGTAATCAAGAGTTTAAGCAGAATTTTGCATAATAAATCTGATCTTAGTAATTACGATTGTTATATAATGACTTATAATGTTACTGTGGCTGAAAACTAAATCATTTGCTGTAAACTGTCATACCACGTTGCTGTTAGTTGTCGTTGTGTAGGCCAAACAAGTACTTTGGGtgtaatacagtatttttgGTAGACTGTACGAATTGATTATTTTGTCAATGAAACACTTTAGATTTCAAAaggtttcttcatttttaaaagccaattATATCTTGTGTGATCATGTAGTCATCTTTTGTTTACACTGAAGTGTATTGCAATTAaaccataattatttttaaattaaaatggtaCTGCTGTTACTGTAGGCATCTGAAGGTACTCCAAAAGAATcaagtatatttttaacagcttaCAGTTACACTTAGAAGCAAATACAGGTGTGGAGAATTGAGCTGattatcaacagaaaaataagatacaTGCAAATGCCCGAGCACAGAGATGCTGGTGTGCCTACAAGAAAGGTGGCTAATacagaacaaagtaaaatacttaaaatgtatgcttcttttttaaattaagataagCTCCATTTTAAACTATGTAAGAGTGCTGGAGTCTTTTTGGttaagaaagtggaaaaatgtcTTACTGTTTTATTGCTTGCAACTGTGAATAAGTATAGACACCACAGGGCTAGGCTTTTTAACGGTTGGACTTGCAGGAAATAGTGTTTTATGTACAGATTGGTTAAATGAATATGAGGGTGTTGCAGACTTGAGTATGCGGTTAAATTATATGATGAGATTTGCTCCTGTCACTGTTCAGTTGTCATTAttgaatgcaaaatatttttagattttcttGCTGCATTTGCTAAACAAAAACTAAGATCCAGTTTGTTTGCGTGTTGCATATGTGCTGTAGGAGGAGCTACTTTTAACTCCATACGTAGCTGCTGTGAGCTCAAATAAACAgatttcttcctaaaaataatttggCTTATATTTGAGATAACAGTGGACAAAAGGCAGTGTGTTTGTACAAGTCCAGCTAGCTTGGAGCTGAATCTTCAGTTCCTAGCAGCCTTTGAAGTGATTCACAAGAACAGGTACAAAGACCTGTTCAAGCAGGTACTGTTGTCTCATGCAGACAGCTAAACttacaaggcagaaaaaaattattcttcccCATCTATAGCatactcttctttctttctgtccccAAGCTGAATGTGCATAGTATGTTATATATCCAATTTATTTCATGAGCATGGCATTAAGATGAATCCCAGCTTCTCTGGGATTCCTTTCTAAAAACAAGTCTGTAGGTTGGCTgcctttgtttttgtctttgtaggTAGTTGCCTCCTACAAAGAAAGAGGAACCATGGTGCTAAAGGGatgtgagagaaagagagaatatATGTTATACTCTAAAACATATTAcgtatatattatatattaaatatattcaaaccgttatatatattaaaaactgaaGGATGGATGCTAACTAAAGGACCGGTTAAATGCTAGATCAACTTCAGTTTCTGACACGTTGCTGTTTTGTAGGTTCATCAGATGGGGAGACGCAGAAGGGAGGTATGTTCTATAGTACAAAACCTGAGATTAAAAAAGCCATGGAGCTGGCCGACAGCGCAATGAGTAAAGATAAAACTAAGCGACTTGAGCTGGCAGTATGCAGCGAGCCTTCAGACactgaagaggaggaggtggaaatggaggtaatttttttttcttacttgctattgttttcagaaataatactATATCTTAGAAACTGTCTCTTGGAGCTAAGCAAGGAATATCCTACTACTCCGTAGCTTAGTTATCACTGTCTGCTCTTTAATCATGCATGCATATGTACCCCAATGTCTTTTGTGCACTGCCTTTGTGCTGTTAAGTTATATGCTGGTGTCTCACCTTTTGTAGTAGGAAAGAGAAGTCTAATATTTCTTTAGTGTTCCCTAACCTCAGATAAGTTACATAACTTCTTTAAAGTATATCATCTCTGCTCATTGATCTCTCCCAAGTTAGCTCGGGTTACCTACCCGCTTTCCAACTCAAAATACTTCTAGTCTGCTGCATCTCtacttattttctctgctcctcATGTTCCAAGTTCCCATAAATTGAATCTGAAATTCTCATCTGCCATAATGTAGAAATTCATAACTTTTTGAGTGCTTGTTTTAAGTCATTAAATTGGATTTTGGAGCCTGCCCTTGCGGAGCTGCACCAAAATGCAAATTCTTATACTGTTAATGCCAGTTTGGTGGTGGGGTAGCTACAAGGAGATCTTTTATTGTGTTGCGTTCACATTGTATCATGAATGATTCAAATGCTATTTCAGTAATGCCACGTGAATTGGAACAAACTTCTCTGGAAAGGAATGGTATGAGGAAAGTGCTGATGTGGTAGTGGTTTTCCCTACCTTCTCTGTCAACGTGACCTGTCTGTTCTTTCTACCAGTTGTATTTCTGACAAAGGTCAGGTCAGTAGGAACAAAATCACACCACCGTTAGCTGATGGTGATGTTTCTTTGTGTTAAATTTCATATACCATACACCTTTTATCCCATTAGAATGGCTTCTTAACCTGGATTGCTTATGTGATGTTATGAAGCAGTAAGGAATACAAAGAAGAGTAATTatgccacaggcagcagctgttcgttatccagaggaaaaaaaaaaaagtccatgaGGGTAAACTGAATTGGCTGTGCCTCTCGTCTTCTGCTTCAAGCATCATAGCTACTGCATTATCCTGCATTGCCAAGCTTCTTTTTGCAGCTATGATATTTTACTTTGTACCCAGGATTTTTAATAGgctaaataaattattttacagcaaTCAAGTGAAAGTGCATCAGGTGACAGCGATGACCCGAACAGTGAGGAGGATGTGAAGGGCAACAAGCGGTTAATGAGCAAGGGAAGTGCCACAAAAGCCAAAAGAAGAAGAGTGTTGGATTCTGACAGTGATTATGACGGTTCTGATGCGGAGTTCAAGCCTGACGTGAAAGAAGCAGCTAGCAGCGAGGAAGCTAGCAGCGGGGTAGATGAAAATGAATCTACTGAGGCAGAGACAGATGAAGAGAGCATTGCGGAAAGTCCCATAAAAGTCTCCTCTAAACGAAAGAGAAGAGACGTGAGCAAGCCTTCTAAAAGGAGCAGCTTAGAAAATGGGCGTTCTGAAGTGCCCAAGAGAGCAGCAACGGTTTCCTTGGAGGCCAAGTCCAAGCTGACGTCGTTTGCAGCACCTGAAAACTTTGAATCTCAAGCAAATGCTTGCAGTGGAGGAACAGGCGGCTTTGCAGTATGGGAACATGAGAAACTTGACTGGCttcaggaagggaagaggaaagacgCACACAGGAGGCGACAGGGTGACCCTGATTATGACCCATGTACTCTGTATGTACCTGAAGACTATCTTAACAAATGTACGCCAGGGATGCGGAGATGGTGGCAGCTGAAAAGTCAAAACTTTGATGCAGTGATTTGCTACAAAGTTGGAAAGTTCTATGAGCTGTATCACATGGATGCAGTCACTGGTGTGAATGAGTTGGGCCTGGTATTTATGAAGGGTTCTTGGGCCCATTCGGGTTTTCCAGAAACCGCGTTTGGCAGGTTCTCTGACGTTCTGGTGCAGAAGGGCTACAAGATAGCCCGTGTCGAGCAAACAGAAACTCCTGAAATGATGGAAGCACGCTACAAGTCAATGGCCCACCCAACAAAATTTGACAAGGTCGTACGTCGAGAAATCTGCAGAATCATTACCAAAGGCACTCAGACCTACAGCATTCTGGATTGTGATCCGTCGGAGAACCATAACAAATACCTTCTGTGTGTTAAGGAGAAAGAAGACTCCTCTGGACAGCGTGTTTATGGGGTCTGCTTTGTTGACACATCACTTGGAAAATTTTATGTAGGCCAGTTCTCAGACGACCGGCACTGTTCGAGGTTTAGGACTCTGGTAGCGCATTACACTCCTGTGCAGGTACTGTTTGAGAAGGGAAACCTGTCTGTGgacacacagaaaatactgaaaggcTCACTTGTTTGTTGCATTCAGGAAGGGCTGCTCCCTGGCTCCCAGTTCTGGAATGCATCTAAAACACTAAAAGTTCTTCTTGAAGAAGAGTATTTCAAGGAGAAACAGAACTCTGAAAATGGGTGTTCTCTGCCCTCCGTGATCAAGTCTCTGACTTCGGAGACTGACTCGCTGGGGCTAACTCCTGGTGAAAACAGTGAATTAGCCTTATCAGCTCTTGGGGGATGTGTCTTCTATCTCAAAAAATGTCTGATTGACCAGGAGCTGCTATCACTGGCAAACTTTGAGGAGTACATCCCTGTGGATATTGACACTGCAAAAACTGTGAGTTCCAGTAGCTTCTTTGCCAAAACTGACCGGCGGATGGTGCTGGATGGAGTCACCCTAATGAACTTGGAAGTTCTGCGGAATGGAACCAACGGAACCACAGAAGGAACTCTGTTGGAAAGGATTGATTCCTGCTGTACGCCATTTGGGAAGCGGCTCCTGAAACAGTGGCTCTGTGCTCCGCTCTGTAACCCGAAGTCCATCAATGATCGCTTAGATGCTGTTGAGGACCTTCTGGCAGTGCCAGACAAAATGTCTGAAGTTAGTGAGCACCTGAAGAAGCTTCCTGACCTGGAAAGGCTGCTCAGCAAGATTCACAGTATTGGATCACCGCTGAAAAGTCAGAACCATCCTGACAGCAGGGCCATCTTTTATGAAGAAATCaaatacagcaagaaaaaaattgctgacTTCTTGTCTGCACTGGAAGGGTTTAAAGTAATGAATGAAATTGTCGATGTCATGGAAGAAACTGCCACTGATTTCAAATCTAAAGTACTTAAGCAGTTAGTCACCCGCAAAGCCAAAAATCCAGACGGACGCTTCCCAGACTTGAGCGCGGAGCTTAAAAGGTGGGATACTGCTTTTGATCACAACCAGGCTCGAAAGACAGGAGTGATTACTCCAAAGACAGGCTTTGACCCCGATTATGACAAAGCACTGCAGGATATTAAAGCTGTTGAGGAAGATCTCCACGCATACCTAGATAAGCAACGCAAGCTGCTTGGCTTCAAATCCGTGCTGTACTGGGGGGCCGGCAAAAATCGGTACCAGATGGAAATACCAGAAAGCGCGGTATCGCGCAATTTACCTGAAGAATACGAGCTGAAGTCAACCAGGAAGGGGTATAAACGTTACTGGACCAAAGAGATTGAGAAGATGCTGGCTGCCATGGTTAATGCCGAGGAGCGAAGAGATGCGGCGCTGAAAGACTGTATGAGGCGCCTGTTCTACAACTTTGATAAAAACAGCAAGGACTGGCAGGCAGCTGTGGAATGCATCGCCGTGTTAGGTAAGAGGCTTTCTTTTAATCTTATCATATAGCAAAAGTAATCTTGCATAGTAACTGATGAAATCTGTCCAGCATAAGCAAAAAAACAGCCTGTAGCCAGCCCTTAATTTGTAGTTTAAAAGCTGTGGTGGTGGTAACAGCATTAACAGGTAACAGTTAAAACTTGCTTCCTTCCTGTCAGTAAAGGCAGAACAGATGGGTTGCTGGGTTTTGCCATGTGCAAGCTCTTTCTTCATTCCGGTTGTGTGATTGTAGGTGTGCAGCCGAGCATTCCTCACAGCTCAGTGTAGCATTATTGGTCTCGCACTGCATCCGGGAGTCTTATGTATTGATTAGTGCCTTCCTATTAAATGGAGACAGATGCAGGTACAAAAATCCAGCCTGGTAGTCACTGTCCAAGCAGACTGCTTTATTagcagcctttaaaaataaaataaaaggtggtGGTATTCATTACCTTGCCAAAAGTAGTCCAGTAGGAAGACTTCCCCAAACTATTCTTCAAGTCTGGGGTAGAACAGCCCCCTGTATTATCTTAGAATTCTCTTCCCAGTCCTAAGAAGGTGTctctagggaaaaataaagagtcTCAGATGccactgcagcagaaaaggGGGACAGGCAGACAGTGAGGACAGCTGACTAGGAACCAGTTCTGAGTGGGTTGGGAGAGCTGGGAAGCAGTCACGTTAGCTACACTATGGCACTAGCACGAGTACTGAAAGTCAAAGGAGACTGAGCTTTCAGGCTCACCTGTTTAAAAGTTGTAATATGTGTGAAGAAAGTCTCTAAAATCAcataaaatgctgttattttgtaGGTAGCCAGTGTTTGGAACCTTAGAGCTAGGCTAATTGCGGGGGAttgtgctgctttctgctaGGCCATCAGAATTTTAATCTTTATATAATTGATTCTGACAAGTTTTAAGCAGTATTATGGCTCTTAATTACTTACTGGCATGGAAGTTGGTTTCCTACTCATGTACCTTGTTCCAAATCAAAAAATAATGctagaaaaatagtatttatacATGTACATAAAAATAGGTTAAGTGAAATGAGTCAAATGTTAAAGACCTTAAAAACTAGAGGGGTATTTTTAATCTGACACCAGTAGAAATCTTGAAGGAGTGAGGAAAGACCTTGTGAATATCCCACCTTTTAATCGCTCTTCAGGAGTACTTTTTGGGTGTTTCCTTtaacaggaaaatggaaaaaaaaaggtttccaaAATCCTGTTCAATGAGTAAATGCACTCCAGTGAATGGATAAAGAAAGATGAAGCATGACTTACTGGAATTTCTCTTAATCTTATAGATGTCTTGATGTCCCTTGCTAACTACAGTCAAGATGGTGATGGACCTTTGTGCCGACCTGTAATTCTACTGCCTGTGGATAGCGCTCCTCCCTTCCTGGAACTTAAAAATTCACGCCATCCATGCATTACAAAAACCTTCTTTGGGGACGATTTTATTCCTAATGACATCATGATAGGCAGCAAAGATGAAGACAGTGGTAGTGAAGCTTCCTGTGTATTAGTAACTGGCCCAAATATGGGTGGCAAATCGACACTCATGAGACAGGTGATTGCCCGTCTACATAAAACTGAATGTTCCAGAGTACCTGTCTGTTTTGCGTAAAGGAATTACGTGATTTACTTATTCATAAAGCCAAAGGAGGTCCCAGTGGTGGTCTGCAGGGTTTACAGCACAATACAGCAATTATACTCTGCAAAGCATAATTCTGGCTGAAAATGCCCATGCTTAGGTGGTAGAGCTGCTGTTTATACTGACTTTGTCCTGTGAGAAATGGCTGGAAAAAGTGAAAGCCTCTTTTATCTCTTTCAAGTGGTGTTATCCAGGACTTGGCATCATCTGGCCAAAGATACTTCTTCAAATTGACCAAGATTAAAATAGAGGTCATAGGCAACTGGGAAAGCAGTAGGGAGTTTGCTTTATAAACACCAGTTGCTGATCACAGCCTGTGTTTTGAAGGCTTTCAGGTTCGTTTAGTCCTAGTTGAGATGATGATGCTACAACCTGCAGGTCTTAAAACAGTGGCAAGTTTTGTGTGTTGTAGCATTTGTTTCagggaaaatgcagtttcattcCCGTGTTCTCTGTGTGGAACTGAAACTCCAAAgacttaattaaaattaaaatggtttaatgtttgttttgcaggCTGGTCTCCTGGTTATAATGGCTCAACTGGGATGCTACGTACCTGCTGAAGTCTGCAGGCTTACACCAATTGACAGAGTATTTACAAGACTCGGTGCCTCAGACAGAATTATGTCAGGTGAGTTTCTGCAATCCAACTGTCCAAGGGGTTTTACCACAGAATGAGTTTCTCAATAAGTGTGGACACTCTCTTTGTGCTTTGAGTGAGTGGCAGGTTGGAAAGGGATAGTCTCTCGTGTTTCCATGGGGAGCTGGGCAACTAATTCTTTGTCTCCCATTGCTCAATTATAGGAATGCTTAATTTGGTTGGTATGCttcttctctcttatttttgacaattaaaattaaagttataGACTTGAGTATTAAAAGCCTACCTTGTGTCTGGATGCAAATCTGAGGAAAATTTTCTGGGACGTTGTACAGTTGATTACTTACATAGGCatctttttctaaatgttatGCAACAGGAAAGTGGTGTCTGCAGTACAGGAGTTATTTTGCTATCTTCTCTCAAGGACTAGGGGTTCTTTGTTTCAATCAGGATGTGTTAATTAATCTGAAATCCAATTTCTTCCCATGATGGAGGAAGGCAGGCTTCCTTTTTGGAAGTATTAATTGTCAGTTCTTAGAATATTTAACCTCTTTGATAGAGAGGAGGACAGAAGTGGGAATGACAAAACAACTGGAATAGGAAAGTCTGCCTGAGGTGGTAAGCCAAATGTCATGGGgcttgaaaaattattatttttttttcaggtagtaACTGTGGTATCACAACTTATTTAAGGTGCAAATTTTTCTGTGAGCTTTGTGCTGAAAGATGTAGGTCAGTGAGTATGAGagtattcaaattatttttttttcaaaaatttaagCACGTGTTGTTGCACATAAGGAACTTGGAAATGAATCATTCCATCTGAGatcttaatataaaaaaaaaaaagaaaatgtacctCCCCAAATGGCAACTTTTCCTTGCAGCTAGAGAACTTTACTGAGGTGGTCCAGAAAAAcatagcattattttttttttttttctgtcaactacaagcaatgtttttctcttccaaatatGTGCACAAACACTTTAACTTTTCACCTTATGAGGCTGCACAAACAGAGCTACCTTTGAAATCTGTTTCCACACTACGTAGAAATGAAAGCGCAGTGAAGGTTTTTTCCGTGGCAGTCAGTTAATAGCAGATGTCAATGGAATTTATCTGAAGTGACTTACAAGTAGTGTTGTTTCAAAATTGCCTGTGTaattctctgattttattttccaaagtggGTAAATGCTTATTCATGAGTCTTCTTAAAACCATATGAAAACCTGGAAATTTCTTTacataaatgcagaaaataaaggttGCTGGACAATGCTTAATAATGCCTATAAGAAACTtgtgctggggcacagcagcatGGGGTGTGTTTAGTCTTGTAACCAAATGAATACAGGAAGTAAGCACTTGTCTGCTCTGAAATTGCAATTTCGTGATTGCACTGCTGCATGTTATTA includes the following:
- the MSH6 gene encoding DNA mismatch repair protein Msh6 isoform X2, with the protein product MLIKSCACCLRSVSCDYSPGDIVWAKMEGYPWWPCLIYNHPTEGTIVRGKGKATRIHVQFFDDSPTRGWVSLKYLRPYKGSSDGETQKGGMFYSTKPEIKKAMELADSAMSKDKTKRLELAVCSEPSDTEEEEVEMEQSSESASGDSDDPNSEEDVKGNKRLMSKGSATKAKRRRVLDSDSDYDGSDAEFKPDVKEAASSEEASSGVDENESTEAETDEESIAESPIKVSSKRKRRDVSKPSKRSSLENGRSEVPKRAATVSLEAKSKLTSFAAPENFESQANACSGGTGGFAVWEHEKLDWLQEGKRKDAHRRRQGDPDYDPCTLYVPEDYLNKCTPGMRRWWQLKSQNFDAVICYKVGKFYELYHMDAVTGVNELGLVFMKGSWAHSGFPETAFGRFSDVLVQKGYKIARVEQTETPEMMEARYKSMAHPTKFDKVVRREICRIITKGTQTYSILDCDPSENHNKYLLCVKEKEDSSGQRVYGVCFVDTSLGKFYVGQFSDDRHCSRFRTLVAHYTPVQVLFEKGNLSVDTQKILKGSLVCCIQEGLLPGSQFWNASKTLKVLLEEEYFKEKQNSENGCSLPSVIKSLTSETDSLGLTPGENSELALSALGGCVFYLKKCLIDQELLSLANFEEYIPVDIDTAKTVSSSSFFAKTDRRMVLDGVTLMNLEVLRNGTNGTTEGTLLERIDSCCTPFGKRLLKQWLCAPLCNPKSINDRLDAVEDLLAVPDKMSEVSEHLKKLPDLERLLSKIHSIGSPLKSQNHPDSRAIFYEEIKYSKKKIADFLSALEGFKVMNEIVDVMEETATDFKSKVLKQLVTRKAKNPDGRFPDLSAELKRWDTAFDHNQARKTGVITPKTGFDPDYDKALQDIKAVEEDLHAYLDKQRKLLGFKSVLYWGAGKNRYQMEIPESAVSRNLPEEYELKSTRKGYKRYWTKEIEKMLAAMVNAEERRDAALKDCMRRLFYNFDKNSKDWQAAVECIAVLDVLMSLANYSQDGDGPLCRPVILLPVDSAPPFLELKNSRHPCITKTFFGDDFIPNDIMIGSKDEDSGSEASCVLVTGPNMGGKSTLMRQAGLLVIMAQLGCYVPAEVCRLTPIDRVFTRLGASDRIMSGESTFFVELSETSSILQHATEHSLVLVDELGRGTATFDGTAIASAVVRELAEKIKCRTLFSTHYHSLVEDYSQSVAVRLGHMACMVENESEDPSQETITFLYKFIEGACPKSYGFNAARLANIPEEVIQKGHRKAKEFEKTTISLRLFRYLCLVVDDGTSDANAVQKLITMINQL
- the MSH6 gene encoding DNA mismatch repair protein Msh6 isoform X1; translated protein: MSRQSTLLSFFPRARAAPPAATPSPGGAETRRRAAREQDGRQAAAAAVPPSPAAPCGEAAEKGRRHGAAAGVSCDYSPGDIVWAKMEGYPWWPCLIYNHPTEGTIVRGKGKATRIHVQFFDDSPTRGWVSLKYLRPYKGSSDGETQKGGMFYSTKPEIKKAMELADSAMSKDKTKRLELAVCSEPSDTEEEEVEMEQSSESASGDSDDPNSEEDVKGNKRLMSKGSATKAKRRRVLDSDSDYDGSDAEFKPDVKEAASSEEASSGVDENESTEAETDEESIAESPIKVSSKRKRRDVSKPSKRSSLENGRSEVPKRAATVSLEAKSKLTSFAAPENFESQANACSGGTGGFAVWEHEKLDWLQEGKRKDAHRRRQGDPDYDPCTLYVPEDYLNKCTPGMRRWWQLKSQNFDAVICYKVGKFYELYHMDAVTGVNELGLVFMKGSWAHSGFPETAFGRFSDVLVQKGYKIARVEQTETPEMMEARYKSMAHPTKFDKVVRREICRIITKGTQTYSILDCDPSENHNKYLLCVKEKEDSSGQRVYGVCFVDTSLGKFYVGQFSDDRHCSRFRTLVAHYTPVQVLFEKGNLSVDTQKILKGSLVCCIQEGLLPGSQFWNASKTLKVLLEEEYFKEKQNSENGCSLPSVIKSLTSETDSLGLTPGENSELALSALGGCVFYLKKCLIDQELLSLANFEEYIPVDIDTAKTVSSSSFFAKTDRRMVLDGVTLMNLEVLRNGTNGTTEGTLLERIDSCCTPFGKRLLKQWLCAPLCNPKSINDRLDAVEDLLAVPDKMSEVSEHLKKLPDLERLLSKIHSIGSPLKSQNHPDSRAIFYEEIKYSKKKIADFLSALEGFKVMNEIVDVMEETATDFKSKVLKQLVTRKAKNPDGRFPDLSAELKRWDTAFDHNQARKTGVITPKTGFDPDYDKALQDIKAVEEDLHAYLDKQRKLLGFKSVLYWGAGKNRYQMEIPESAVSRNLPEEYELKSTRKGYKRYWTKEIEKMLAAMVNAEERRDAALKDCMRRLFYNFDKNSKDWQAAVECIAVLDVLMSLANYSQDGDGPLCRPVILLPVDSAPPFLELKNSRHPCITKTFFGDDFIPNDIMIGSKDEDSGSEASCVLVTGPNMGGKSTLMRQAGLLVIMAQLGCYVPAEVCRLTPIDRVFTRLGASDRIMSGESTFFVELSETSSILQHATEHSLVLVDELGRGTATFDGTAIASAVVRELAEKIKCRTLFSTHYHSLVEDYSQSVAVRLGHMACMVENESEDPSQETITFLYKFIEGACPKSYGFNAARLANIPEEVIQKGHRKAKEFEKTTISLRLFRYLCLVVDDGTSDANAVQKLITMINQL